GGCTGTCCTGCCGGTCCGGCGGCGGCGCGGGCGTCTCGACGTACTGCGCCTGCCCGCCGCTGCGGTGCGTCGGCGCCACCAGCCGCCGGGCCAGGGTGTTGGCCAGGTCCGCGCCGTGGTCGGCCGCGACCATCGCAAGGCACAGGTCGATGCCGGCCGTGGTGCCCGCGCTGGTGAGCACGTCGCCGTGGTCGATGTACAGGACGGCCGGATCGAGGTCCACGGCCGGGAAGCGGGCCTGGAACTCCTGGGCGTACAGCCAGTGCGTGGTGGCGCGGCGACCGTCGAGCAGCCCGGCGGCGGCGAGCACGAAGGCGCCGGAGCACAGAGACGCCACACGGGCCCCGTTCGCGTGCGCCTGCCGCACGGCCGCGACCAGGTCCGCCGGCGGTTCGGCCATGACGTCCGGGACCGCCGGCACGATGACGGTGTCCGCGGTGGCCAGCGTGGCGTAGGTGTCGGCGCCGAGCGCGGTGAAGCCGCCGGAATCGACGGTCCCTGATTCGGGGTTGCAGACGCGGACGTCATAGCCGAGGTCCGGCATGCCCGGCCGGATCCGCCCGAACACCTCGACCGGGATCGAGATCTCGAAGATCGGCGCACCCTCGGCGACCGCCACGGCGACGACGTGCTTGCCCGGGTGTTTTCCCGTGTGCTTCCCCGTGTTCCGACCAGCGCTCTTACCCATGGCAGTATTTTAGCGCTACATGTCATTCCTGCCACTGGGCAGCGCCGCGGAGGCTAGGGATCATCAGACATGTGAGCCTTACAGACGTGGAGAAGACCGCGGTCCAGAGCCCGCCGCGGACGCACAAGGAGACCTGGGCACGCGCCGCGCTCGCACTGACCGCGGTCGGCTGGGGCGCCAACCAGTTCGCGCCGATGGTCCTGCTGTACCGGGAGCGGCTGGGCGTCTCGGCGTCGGCCGCGGAGGCCATCTTCGGGCTGTACGCGGCCGGCCTGGTCCCGGGCCTGCTGGTCGCCGGGCCGCTGTCGGACCGCGTGGGCCGCCGGCCGGTCGTGACCTTCGCGGTGCTGCTGTCGATGCTCTCCGGCGTGGTGCTGATGCTCGGATCGCACGGTCTGGCGTGGCTGTCCACCGGCCGCGTGCTGATGGGGGTGGCCAGCGGCGCGGCGTTCAGCGCGGGCAGCGCCTGGGTGAAGGAACTGTCGGCCGCGAACGCGGCGGCCGGCGCCGGAGCCCGGCGCGCGTCGATCGCGATGACGGCCGGCTTCGGCATCGGCCCGCTGGTCGCCGGGGTGCTGGCACAGTGGGGCCCGACCGCGTATGAGACTCCTTATATTCCACAACTGGTACTCGCCGCGTTCGCACTGGTTCTGCTGGCCCGCACGCCGGAAACCGTGCGGCGCCGCCAATCCGGCGTCCTGCGCGGCGGCCTGCTGCGCCTGCGCGGCTTCTCCGACCGGCGCTTCGTCGGCGTGGTGCTGCCGCTGGCACCGTGGGTGTTCGGCGCAGCGACCATCGCCATGGTCTACCTGCCGGGCCTCACCGCGGGCCACGTGAAGGGCATCTCCCTGTTCTACGCCGGCGCCGCGGCGATGGTGACCGCGATGTCCGGGGTGCTGATCCAGCCGTTCGCCCGCCGCGTCGCCGCCTCCCCCGCCGGCCGGGACCGGGCCCGGCCCCGGCTGCTGACGCAGGGCGTGGCGCTGGTGACGGTCGGGACGCTCGCGGACGCCGGGGTCGCCGCGCTGAGCGGCCTCGGCGCCTGGCAGGCGGTGCTGACGCTGCTGGCGGCGGTCGTCATGGGCTTCGGGTACGGCGTGCTGCTCGTCTTCGGTCTGGCCGAAGTCCAGCGGCTGGCCCCGCCGGAGGATCTGGCGGGCATGACCGCGGTGTTCCAGGCCTTCTCGTACCTCGGCTTCGCGGCGCCGTACCTGTTGTCCGCGCTGAAGAACGTCGCCTCGCCGAGCACGCTGCTGCTCGCGGTCGCCGTACTCGGCGCGCTGACGATGGTCGTGACGCTGCGGAACGCGCGGGCGACGGCCGACCGCTAGGACGCGCTCCGACCTTCTACAGAGACTCTTTGCAGAAATGTTTGCAGAGAGTCTCTGCAATCCCCTACGCTGCCTCGCATGGGAACCATCACCAAGCGCAGGGCCGCGGCCGCCGCTTTCACCGCTTTCGCTACGGCCCTGACGGGGGTCGCCCTCGCGACCGAGGCCTCTGCGGCCACGCCAACGGCCGCCGCCACCACGGTCGGCACCACCGCAGTCGGCGCCGCCATGTCGCCGCGCACCACCGCCCCGGCACTCAACACGGCCGCGCTCCAGCAGGCGATCGCCATCCGGCCGGGAGAGGCGGCGGCTGGAGCGGTCGCCTTCGTGCAGAGCGACGGGCAGATCTGGCAGGGATCGTCCGGCGACACCCAGACCGGCACGCCGGTCGCCGACGACGCGCACTTCCGCATCGGCAGCATCAGCAAGACGTTCTCGGCCGTGGTCCTGCTGCAACTGGCCGCCGAACACCGCGTCAACCTGGACCAGAGCGTGCAGCACTATCTGCCCGGACTGCTTCCGGACAGGTTCCAGCCGATCACGGTCCGCCAGCTCCTGAACATGACCAGCGGCCTGCCGGACATCGGCGCCGGCGGCCCGAGCCTGAGCACCGACCAACTGATCTCCGAACGCTTCGAGTACCAGACCTTCCGGCAGATCATCGACTCCACGCTGCGCCCCGAAGGCCGCCCGGCGCCCGGCCCGCTCTTCGCCCCCGGCACCGCGCAGTCCTACAACTCGCTGAACTACCGCATCATCGGGCTGCTGATCGAGCACGTCACCGGCCACTCCTTCAGCGACGAGGTGAACGCGCGCATCGTGCGCCCGCTGCACCTGACCGGAACCTTCGTGCCGCAGGGCGCGCCGCAGATGCCGAGCCCGTACATGCACGGCTACCTGACCGGCAGCCAGGGCACTGTCGCGGACGTGAGCGAGGCGGGCGGCGACCCGTCGAGCATGATCTCCACAACTCGCGACCTCGACCGCTTCATCACCGCGCTGTTCCAGGGCCGCCTGCTGCCCCGCGCACAACTGACGCAGATGTTCGCCCTCCCCCACGACGCGAACGGCGACCTGCTCCCCTATACGGGCGACTCAGGGAACTGCCAGACCGGCCCGCAGAAGGGCAAGGCCTGCTTCGGCCTCGGCATCAACAGCGACACCCTCCCCGACGGCACCGTCCTGTGGGGCAAGACCGGCGAGGACATGGGCTACTTCACCGCCATGTTCGCCAGCCGCGACCTGCGGCACGTCGGGGTCGTCTCGACCGGGGTCACCGACGTGGCCGCTGAGGCCGGGCTGGCGAACGCGAACAGGTTGGCGGTCGCGGCTTTCGCGTGAGCCTTACAAACCGCGCAGCAGCCGCGCGGGTTCCTCCACGAGATCCGCGACGTAGCGCAGGAACCCGCCGGCCACGCCGCCGTCACACACGCGGTGGTCGAACGTGAACGACAGCTGCGTCACGTGCCGGACGGCCAGCTGGTCGTCCACCACCCACGGCTTCTTCACGATCCGCCCCACGCCGAGCATCGCCGCCTCGGGGTGGTTCAGGATCGGGGTGGAGCCGTCGACGCCGTAGACGCCGTAGTTGTTCAGGGTGAAGGTCGAACCGGTCAGGTCGGACACCGGCAGCGAGCCGGCGCGGGCCGCGGCGGTCAGGCGCTCGAACTCGGCCGCCAGCTCCTCGGTCGACATCAGGTGCGCGCCGTG
The Catenulispora sp. GP43 genome window above contains:
- a CDS encoding serine hydrolase domain-containing protein, whose translation is MGTITKRRAAAAAFTAFATALTGVALATEASAATPTAAATTVGTTAVGAAMSPRTTAPALNTAALQQAIAIRPGEAAAGAVAFVQSDGQIWQGSSGDTQTGTPVADDAHFRIGSISKTFSAVVLLQLAAEHRVNLDQSVQHYLPGLLPDRFQPITVRQLLNMTSGLPDIGAGGPSLSTDQLISERFEYQTFRQIIDSTLRPEGRPAPGPLFAPGTAQSYNSLNYRIIGLLIEHVTGHSFSDEVNARIVRPLHLTGTFVPQGAPQMPSPYMHGYLTGSQGTVADVSEAGGDPSSMISTTRDLDRFITALFQGRLLPRAQLTQMFALPHDANGDLLPYTGDSGNCQTGPQKGKACFGLGINSDTLPDGTVLWGKTGEDMGYFTAMFASRDLRHVGVVSTGVTDVAAEAGLANANRLAVAAFA
- a CDS encoding MFS transporter; this translates as MSLTDVEKTAVQSPPRTHKETWARAALALTAVGWGANQFAPMVLLYRERLGVSASAAEAIFGLYAAGLVPGLLVAGPLSDRVGRRPVVTFAVLLSMLSGVVLMLGSHGLAWLSTGRVLMGVASGAAFSAGSAWVKELSAANAAAGAGARRASIAMTAGFGIGPLVAGVLAQWGPTAYETPYIPQLVLAAFALVLLARTPETVRRRQSGVLRGGLLRLRGFSDRRFVGVVLPLAPWVFGAATIAMVYLPGLTAGHVKGISLFYAGAAAMVTAMSGVLIQPFARRVAASPAGRDRARPRLLTQGVALVTVGTLADAGVAALSGLGAWQAVLTLLAAVVMGFGYGVLLVFGLAEVQRLAPPEDLAGMTAVFQAFSYLGFAAPYLLSALKNVASPSTLLLAVAVLGALTMVVTLRNARATADR
- a CDS encoding GlxA family transcriptional regulator — encoded protein: MGKSAGRNTGKHTGKHPGKHVVAVAVAEGAPIFEISIPVEVFGRIRPGMPDLGYDVRVCNPESGTVDSGGFTALGADTYATLATADTVIVPAVPDVMAEPPADLVAAVRQAHANGARVASLCSGAFVLAAAGLLDGRRATTHWLYAQEFQARFPAVDLDPAVLYIDHGDVLTSAGTTAGIDLCLAMVAADHGADLANTLARRLVAPTHRSGGQAQYVETPAPPPDRQDSLGPLLDWMRTHLSEPLSVADLARQANVAERTLIRRFHTAVGTTPGRWLTEQRVLHARRLLETTDLPVERVASAAGLGGAANLRHHFTEVVGVAPSDYRRTFRRPGV